A stretch of Hydractinia symbiolongicarpus strain clone_291-10 chromosome 9, HSymV2.1, whole genome shotgun sequence DNA encodes these proteins:
- the LOC130656391 gene encoding cyclin-dependent kinase 11B-like — protein MDEGNVVVINDSSDTTPTSQLSDTINIMESEEEFEMSKQDDIPFLDLDPSPSPPKKSKTDERSKLQMKSTIQRVPEAEDGEIVSSPELDAADVEIKIHAEVTSSEESEVEETPKEPVSKKQTVAAVVDKKEKEEEEEVEIDHLEINTPQQQEIKKIKSKTSCDNDKKSPKKYNSPEKDRSSHKGKHSPREDQSRKRPYDIFDERRGSRSDTELDDRHRRVERRNDHPDDLRKHLLKRIGSEQKLKDTRERGSLHDRSKDSNRSKDRERSREHSKQKENYESKNRDSKRESNDYKKKSSKEKHKNSPSDIEGEKNPKKDDISKKDKSKSRRAEEKSRKKKKRKHRSEEERPEVEEKKSVETIPIKKSPVPEKIQSKETSYDDISSDASAHSSPEKIEKSPSSPEQSPEQVAELSSASSISNTPSRSPTPERSPTPERSPTPQRKRSYFPAIEGCRNVEEFTWLNRIEEGTYGVVYRAKDKYTDKIVALKRLKMEREKEGFPITSLREINTLLKAQHPNIVTVREIVVGSNMDKIYIVMDYVEHDLKSLMETMTQPFLVGEVKTLMSQLLRGVRHMHDNWILHRDIKASNLLLSHKGILKIGDFGLAREYGSPLKKYTSIVVTLWYRAPELLLGAKEYSTAIDLWSVGCVFAELLTMKPLFPGKSEIDQINRIFKELGTPNDRIWPGPPAYSEHPQVKKINIAEHPYNMLRQRFGATLTDKGFELMNRLLTYDPAKRLTADESLAHPYFKESPLPVDPSMFPTWPAKSELGHKAIKKNASPKPPEGGGEFHLGEEQGGFHMPSTKKGSSAKGLGFNLKF, from the exons ATGGATGAAGGAAACGTTGTTGTTATAAACGATTCTAGCGACACCACACCTACGTCACAATTAAGTGATACAATAAACATCATGGAAAGCGAGGAAGAGTTTGAAATGAGCAAACag GATGACATACCATTTCTTGACCTTGATCCTTCACCAAGCCCACCAAAGAAATCGAAGACAGACGAACGTTCAAAAT TACAGATGAAATCAACTATCCAACGTGTTCCAGAAGCTGAAGATGGTGAAATTGTTTCTAGTCCTGAACTCGATGCTGCTgatgttgaaataaaaatacatgcTGAGGTTACATCCAGTGAGGAATCAGAAGTAGAAGAAACACCAAAAG AACCTGTgagtaaaaaacaaactgttgcTGCAGTTgtggataaaaaagaaaaagaagaagaagaagaggtcGAGATTGATCATTTAGAAATCAACACACCACAACAacaggaaattaaaaaaatcaaatcaaaaaccTCTTGTGATAATGACAAAAAAAGTCCTAAAAAATACAATTCACCAGAAAAAGACCGCTCCTCTCACAAGGGTAAGCACAGCCCAAGAGAGGATCAAAGCAGGAAACGCCCCTATGATATTTTTGATGAACGGCGTGGAAGTCGTTCTGATACGGAACTTGATGATAGACATCGCAGAGTAGAGAGGAGAAATGATCACCCTGATGACTTGCGTAAGCATCTATTGAAACGGATTGGTAGTGAACAGAAGCTGAAAGATACAAGAGAGCGTGGTTCTCTGCATGATCGAAGCAAGGACTCTAATCGCAGTAAGGATAGAGAAAGGTCAAGGGAACATTCTAAGCAGAAAGAAAACTATGAAAGTAAAAATAGAGACTCAAAACGAGAAAGTAATGATTATAAAAAGAAATcatcaaaagaaaaacataaaaattcacCGTCTGATATAGAGGGTGAGAAAAATCCTAAAAAAGATGACATTTCGAAAAAAGACAAATCTAAATCACGTAGAGCAGAAGAAAAGtctagaaagaaaaagaaaagaaaacatagAAGTGAGGAGGAGAGACCTGAAGTGGAGGAAAAGAAGTCTGTAGAAACAATCCCAATTAAAAAATCGCCCGTTCCTGAGAAGATACAATCAAAAGAAACTTCGTATGATGACATATCATCAGATGCATCAGCACACTCCTCACCAGAAAAAATCGAAAAGTCTCCATCAAGTCCAGAACAGTCTCCTGAACAAGTAGCTGAACTCTCTTCCGCCTCTTCCATCAGCAATACCCCAAGTCGTTCACCTACTCCTGAACGCTCCCCAACGCCTGAGCGCTCACCCACTCCTCAAAGAAAAAGATCGTATTTTCCTGCTATTGAAGGGTGTAGAAATGTGGAGGAGTTCACCTGGTTAAATCGTATCGAAGAAGGTACCTATGGTGTTGTATACAGAGCTAAGGACAAGTAcacag ataaaattgtagctttaaaaagattaaaaatggAGCGAGAAAAAGAAGGATTCCCTATAACTTCATTAAGAGAGATAAacacactgttaaaagcgcaaCATCCAAATATTGTGACTGTTAGA GAGATAGTTGTTGGTAGTAATATGGATAAGATATACATTGTCATGGATTATGTGGAACACGATTTAAAATCACTCATGGAAACAATGACACAGCCTTTTCTTGTCG GCGAAGTGAAGACGTTAATGTCACAGCTATTACGTGGTGTGAGGCACATGCATGATAACTGGATTTTACATCGAGATATTAAAGCATCCAATTTACTGCTAAGTCATAAAGGAATACTAAAG ATAGGAGATTTCGGTTTAGCCAGAGAGTATGGTTCCCCACTAAAGAAATATACATCAATCGTTGTCACATTGTGGTACCGTGCTCCAGAACTACTGCTAGGTGCAAAG GAATACAGCACTGCTATAGACTTGTGGAGTGTTGGTTGTGTCTTTGCAGaactattaacaatgaaacctcTGTTTCCTGGCAAGTCAGAAATTGATCAGATTAATCGTATATTCAAG GAGTTAGGCACGCCAAATGATCGCATTTGGCCAGGACCACCAGCGTATTCTGAGCATCCGCAAGTTAAGAAG ATAAATATAGCTGAACATCCATATAACATGTTGAGACAACGTTTTGGTGCTACTTTGACAGACAAAGGATTCGAGTTAATGAACAG gctTCTAACATACGATCCAGCCAAACGCCTGACCGCAGATGAGTCTCTTGCACACCCCTACTTCAAG gaaTCTCCATTACCTGTCGACCCTTCCATGTTTCCTACTTGGCCAGCAAAAAGTGAACTCGGTCACAAAGCGATAAAGAAGAATGCAAGTCCAAAACCTCCAGAAGGCGGAGGAGAATTCCATCTG ggCGAAGAACAAGGTGGTTTCCACATGCCATCAACCAAAAAAGGCTCCTCTGCTAAAGGGCTTggttttaacctgaaattttaa